A single region of the Theileria annulata chromosome 4, complete sequence, *** SEQUENCING IN PROGRESS *** genome encodes:
- a CDS encoding trna modification gtpase, putative (1 probable transmembrane helix predicted for TA17200 by TMHMM2.0 at aa 5-27;~Signal peptide predicted for TA17200 by SignalP 2.0 HMM (Signal peptide probability 0.782, signal anchor probability 0.213) with cleavage site probability 0.707 between residues 22 and 23): protein MSCILFTGWLVSFLVFISYVICFRINNNLKPFSFLKLYSKINDLNILNETIYGLSSGIPEGGCGVAVVRISGPDSIHTLNLLTKKSDNVPYKPRFVKLCKLYSLINNNLIDEPLTLYFKSPNSYTGDDVVEIHTHGNEVIIKELFDNFRHIANNYNIKLRQAERGEFTRRAYYSNKLNLIQVESINELIRSKNHIQKQNSILKVIWTNDLIDIISKVEASIDFQEESCSDIILMNTSSILDPVQNLTQEIFKFINDKKETIVDGIKLLLLGPTNSGKSSFINNLFNDDISIVSNIPGTTRDLIRVNYNLNGLNYQIIDSAGINNRILDGITNWSESSDCDAIELIGIKKALDQIETSNVILFLFDPLNVNDSLSSLHLLLNLLNKAKIPSCNVTNSINTITPFGFTDTDNGLPDNTQQNSGSDCKKLVYVCINKSDLIEDVGFYKKIIFDFLNTEVKNTNGESKKLDFEDNFKILQNTNLDRNVVKNVMSLINEDIVNHFNLNASSIFIDNQRHKSHLNKIIKHLNTITGSFSLIERF, encoded by the exons atgtcatgtatattatttactgGATGGTTAGTTTCTTTCCTGGTCTTTATTTCTTATGTCATATGTTTcagaataaataataatttaaaaccgttttcttttttaaaactttaCTCCAAAATcaatgatttaaatatattaaatgaaacTATTTATGGCCTTAGTTCTGGTATTCCAGAAGGTGGCTGTGGAGTTGCTGTGGTTAGAATTTCTGGACCTGATTCCATACATACACTAAATCTACTCACTAAAAAA agTGATAATGTACCATATAAACCTAGATTTGTTAAActgtgtaaattatattcattgatcaataataatttgattgaTGAACCCTTAACGTTATACTTTAAATCTCCAAATTCATATACCG gtGATGACGTCGTAGAGATCCATACACACGGCAACGAAGTTATAATCAAAGAATTATTCGACAACTTTCGACACATCGCTAATAATTACAATATAAA ACTCAGGCAAGCAGAAAGGGGTGAATTCACTAGAAGAGCTTATTActcaaataaattaaaccTAATACAA GTAGAGAGCATTAATGAGTTGATAAGATCGAAAAATCACATTCAGAAACAAAATTCTATTTTAAAAGTAAT atGGACTAATGATCTGATTGACATAATATCAAAAGTGGAGGCTTCTATAGATTTTCAGGAGGAGAGTTGTAGTGACATTATTCTCATGAACACGAGTTCAATTTTAGATCCTGTACAAAATCTTACACAAgaaatattcaaattcattaatgacaa GAAGGAAACAATAGTTGACGGTATTAAGCTTCTATTACTAGGTCCAACGAATTCAG GGAAGAGTAGTTTTATAAACAACTTGTTCAATGATGATATTAGTATTGTGTCGAACATTCCTGGAACAACTCGTGATTTAATTCGAGTTAATTACAACTTGAATGGCTtgaattatcaaataatagATTCAGCTGGAATTAACAACCGTATACTGGACGGGATTACTAATTGGTCAGAATCTTCGGATTGTGATGCCATTGAACTGATTGGCATCAAAAAAGCTCTCGATCAAATTGAAACTTCCAATGTAATTCTCTTTCTGTTTGATCCATTGAATGTTAATGACTCATTAAGTTCATTACATttacttttaaatttattaaataaagcCAAGATCCCCTCTTGCAATGTCACTAATTCCATCAACACTATTACTCCATTTGGGTTTACTGACACTGACAATGGTTTACCTGATAATACTCAACAAAATTCAGGATCTGATTGCAAAAAACTCGTCTATgtatgtataaataaaagtGATTTGATAGAGGATGTTGGTTTTTACAAGAAAATAAtctttgattttttaaatactGAGGTCAAAAACACTAATGGGGAATCGAAAAAACTTGATTTTGAAGATAACTTTAAGATATTACAAAACACTAATTTGGACAGGAATGTTGTGAAAAACGTAATGAGTTTGATAAATGAAGATATTGTTAACCATTTTAATCTAAATGCTAGCTCCATTTTTATCGATAATCAGCGTCACAAGTCCCATTTGAAtaagataataaaacacTTGAACACAATCACAGGTTCGTTTTCATTAATTGAAAGATTTTAA
- a CDS encoding DNA repair helicase, putative, with the protein MDVDISDLKEIDSVSLEKETCKKFDELRFLQEILKWLTPKIREKNKEHSKYTKFYDNIKKIIKFKLNHESIVGGECEINYELVNGNKIIIDNEELIISDLTHEQNEIQAERTKNKIIGNLEIVVFGEENVVKLEENRFIPLNYYNKLYSHQKRALSWLVKLDCENLGGILADDMGLGKTITLLSLINCIVYSSYVNKSLMKKSTRTVENRRQHSNNRPNKNVETEENEDENGESKITRILIWKNEIDKWIFKGVKYYILHSNYLDTCYTVENDLDYVSEPPFLIYLIGYEYLRINIENVNSYKWHYLILDEGQKIRNPNSLTSLSVKTIKTTHRIILSGSPIQNNLVELWSLIDFIIPNYLGSLSSFVEDFVIPINNAKYESNKYMNKLKLLILPYIFRTVKSNKSKNTLFNSLVNPIDVDSNTPTRVESEGSCSSGMLPSNLNSKETDGLSTNEGYGVVSSNSYNNSLLNLKGDQENSGIMTNNEIDLPNKKERIILCNLTMEQYKLYVGVLNKFNYIIRDRFETKGGFNKDFAKTMNKELNQDKNILRLISILRKICNHPKMLDSRYINKYFYPNDCINGSLTDSVNRSPSRNLTSLLNSSPYRFNLVLNNQLEISNLNGKNTQSPSRRRIESAGSSKLNVSLKIIEMWKKENKKILLFTQTTTMLNIIYDHLLEIYDKDEILILFGKHTVSNRNKIIERFSTDDKVFIMILTTKVGGIGLNLTAATRIIIYDPDWNPMTDMQAKERCYRIGQKNEVIIYRLITASTIEEKIYQRQLYKYYLSQQILSHNNSFYNKYINNLQYLITYPKPPIVFPTKSPVESTSSTPNSTSNIVMSNTELSRGVDTNLHLNQVCDQNEDQKGDEIYHLINNNENISSFINYNDVNLPTENEYSFLRSHRRTRKPCNIDGEVKKNKLLFNLKRNNNKNLTYIITDHIMNYFKNKNNKSITTEKVSFLYSHSFFS; encoded by the exons ATGGATGTAGATATTTCAGACCTAAAAGAGATAGATTCAGTTTCACTTGAAAAG GAAACTTGTAAGAAATTTGATGAGTTGCGTTTTTTGCAGGAGATATTGAAATGGTTGACCCCAAAGATAAGAGAAAAG aacAAGGAGCATAGCAAGTACACGAAATTCTACGATAAtatcaaaaaaataattaaatttaaactgAACCATGAGTCAATAGTAGGAGGAGAGTGcgaaataaattatgaacTGGTAAATGggaataaaataatcatCGACAATGAAGAATTAATCATTTCTGATTTAACACATGAACAAAATGAAATACAAGCAGAAAGAACAAAAAACAAGATTATAG GAAATTTAGAAATAGTGGTGTTTGGTGAAGAAAATGTAGTAAAGCTCGAGGAAAATAGGTTCATTCcacttaattattataataagCTGTATTCTCACCAGAAAAGAGCACTAAGCTGGCTAGTAAAACTGGACTGCGAAAATCTGGGAGGAATACTTGCAGACGATATGGGCCTGGGTAAAACCATAACATTGCTATCCTTGATTAATTGTATTGTGTATTCCTCATATGTGAATAAATCACTGATGAAAAAAAGCACACGTACAGTTGAAAACAGAAGACAACACAGTAACAATCGGCCAAATAAGAATGTCGAAACggaagaaaatgaagatgaaaatGGTGAATCTAAAATCAcaagaatattaata TGGAAAAACGAAATCGATAAATGGATATTTAAAGGAGTTAAATATTACATATTGCACTCAAACTATCTTGACACTTGTTATACAGTGGAAAATGATTTAGATTACGTGAGTGAACCCCCGTTTTTGATTTACTTGATTGGATACGAATATTtaagaattaatattgagAATGTCAATAGCTACAAATGgcattatttgattttagaCGAAGGGCAGAAGATAAGGAACCCAAATTCACTGACCTCTCTGTCAGTCAAGACAATAAAAACTACCCATAGAATTATATTGTCAGGTTCACCAATCCAAAATAACCTTGTCGAACTCTGGTCACTAATTGATTTCATAATACCAAACTATCTTGGATCACTTTCTTCCTTTGTGGAAGATTTCGTTATCCCAATTAACAATGCCAAATATGAATCCAACAAGTACATGAACAAACTTAAACTCCTGATTCTCCCATACATCTTCCGTACCGTCAAGTCTAACAAGTCTAAAAATACACTTTTTAATAGTCTTGTTAATCCCATTGATGTAGATTCCAATACACCTACCAGAGTTGAATCTGAAGGCTCCTGTTCTTCTGGAATGTTACCCTCTAATTTAAATTCGAAAGAAACAGATGGACTTTCAACAAACGAGGGATATGGCGTTGTTTCTTCAAACTCATATAATAACAGTCTACTAAATCTAAAAGGTGATCAGGAAAATAGTGGAATAATGactaataatgaaatagaTTTACCTAACAAGAAGGAGAGAATAATACTGTGTAATTTAACAATGGAACAATATAAGCTATACGTAGGTGTTTTGAACAAGTTCAACTACATAATACGTGACAGATTTGAAACCAAAGGCGGATTTAATAAAGATTTTGCGAAAACAATGAATAAGGAACTCAATCAAGATAAAAACATTTTGAGactaatttcaattttgCGTAAAATATGTAATCACCCCAAAATGCTAGACTCGCGctatattaacaaatatttcTATCCAAATGATTGTATCAACGGCTCCTTAACTGATTCAGTTAATAGGTCACCATCAAGAAACTTAACGAGTTTACTTAATAGTTCGCCCTATAGGTTTAACTTAGTGCTGAATAATCAACTTGAAATTTCTAATCTAAATGGCAAAAATACTCAAAGTCCAAGCAGGAGAAGGATAGAATCAGCAGGTAGCAGCAAGTTGAATGTAAGTTTGAAGATAATAGAAATGTGGAAGAAGGAGAATAAGAAAATACTGCTATTTACACAGACAACAACCatgttaaatataatttatgacCACCTGTTGGAAATTTATGACAAGGACGAAATCCTTATTTTATTTGGAAAACATACCGTAAGTAAcagaaataaaataattgaacGGTTTTCTACTGACGACAAGGTATTCATAATGATTTTGACTACTAAAGTGGGAGGAATTGGACTAAACTTGACGGCAGCCACaagaattattatttatgaCCCAGACTGGAACCCAATGACTGACATGCAAGCAAAGGAACGTTGTTATAGAATCGGACAAAAGAACGAAGTTATTATTTACAGACTAATAACAGCCAGCACCATAGAAGAAAAAATCTACCAAAGACAACTCTACAAGTACTATTTATCTCAGCAAATCCTCAGCCACAACAACTCCTTCTACAACAAGTACATCAACAATTTACAGTACCTGATCACATATCCTAAACCACCCATTGTTTTCCCCACCAAATCCCCAGTAGAGTCAACTTCCTCCACCCCGAATTCAACCTCCAACATAGTAATGAGCAACACTGAGCTTAGCCGTGGAGTTGATACCAACTTGCACCTTAACCAAGTTTGTGATCAAAATGAAGATCAGAAAGGTGATGAGATATACCACCTGATCAATAACAATGAGAATATAAGTTCTTTCATAAACTACAATGATGTTAATCTTCCCACCGAAAACGAATACAGTTTTCTAAGAAGCCATCGCAGAACCCGTAAGCCATGTAACATAGATGGGGAAGTAAAGAAGAACAAGTTActgtttaatttaaaacgcaataataacaaaaacctcacatatataattacaGACCACATAATGAACTATTtcaaaaacaaaaataacaaatcCATAACCACAGAAAAGGTATCTTTTCTTTATTCTCACTCATTTTTTAGTTGA
- a CDS encoding uncharacterized protein (Signal peptide predicted for TA17210 by SignalP 2.0 HMM (Signal peptide probability 0.721, signal anchor probability 0.069) with cleavage site probability 0.269 between residues 23 and 24;~GPI-Anchor Signal predicted for TA17210 by DGPI v2.04 with cleavage site probability 0.124699995 near 557): MTNLIIKIIFIAFNILILSTTHVTCVFNIDDQKFELIDLKNVNTNKYSIILSENDPNAVKIVPKNDNFVDMVLISDQVLWLKKGAERCSEILLTKVAEHHVLASLKLVYRKKYSVISFAIDHDTIFDTGNVSSFLILNDIYQAATQEAENKISEDKSVKGSYEESELYESFNIGWEFDKLYFLSTDEPGSKFSKVYEPVGGVKINKIFHFGNLVCEASKDEKSFVRIEVNSNDTSETMFLLVKAENDTTKYFRFNIDWVALSREKYYKFLGDFTKKFAPVDSADSTSKSDIKEVTSGVDQENCLHIVRDGLYPSNFEKYSLNLSNIKIIRLSPRDISTIPTTKKLKIWGYEIGLRKEFQVTEIFLTKISDKSIVVEISIRHEGVRDKNLCFIRTSGNGKFSVISEKDLFDMFLSDFIKNVKMEKLKHLSMLPNIKGKEITKLPKEILDIILPDHLSGTDIATQTEEFYTPTHKKGAKIQHTYAPKHEMHTQTEPIVEPTVQETIPKTKLTHKDDSKKLSTSGHTKAKQSVKEESPAHSKTDSVDKKKLRTTKKSEESSFLVNKDMIFFIISLLIC; this comes from the coding sequence atgacgaatttaattattaaaattatttttatcgCATTTAATATACTGATTTTATCAACCACACATGTTACTTGtgtttttaatattgatgATCAGAAATTTGAGTTGATAGACcttaaaaatgttaatactaataaataCAGTATAATTTTATCCGAAAATGACCCCAATGCGGTTAAAATAGTTCCAAAGAATGATAATTTCGTTGATATGGTATTGATCTCTGATCAAGTCTTATGGTTAAAAAAGGGAGCCGAAAGATGTTCTGAAATTTTACTCACCAAAGTTGCAGAGCATCATGTATTAGCTTCTTTAAAATTGGTATATAGAAAGAAATATTCAGTCATTAGTTTTGCTATAGACCATGATACTATATTTGACACTGGTAACGTATCTTCCTTTTTAATACTAAACGATATTTATCAAGCCGCCACTCAAGAAGCTGAAAACAAAATTTCAGAAGATAAGAGTGTTAAGGGCTCTTACGAAGAATCTGAATTGTATGAATCATTTAATATCGGTTGGGAATTTGACAAGTTGTATTTCTTAAGTACTGATGAACCTGGTTCAAAATTCTCAAAGGTTTATGAACCTGTTGGCGGGGTAAAGatcaataaaattttccattTCGGAAACCTTGTTTGCGAGGCCTCAAAGGATGAAAAAAGCTTTGTAAGGATTGAAGTTAATAGTAATGATACTAGTGAAACTATGTTTCTATTAGTCAAGGCAGAAAACGATACTAccaaatattttagattcAATATAGACTGGGTTGCTCTTAGTAGGGAGAAATACTACAAATTTTTGGGTGATTTTACTAAAAAATTTGCTCCAGTCGACTCTGCTGATTCAACCAGCAAATCCGATATTAAGGAAGTTACTTCAGGCGTAGATCAAGAGAATTGTCTTCACATTGTTCGGGATGGCTTATATCCTTCTAActttgaaaaatattcattaaatctttcaaatattaaaattataaggCTATCTCCCAGAGACATTTCTACAATTCCTACTACAAAGAAACTCAAGATTTGGGGTTATGAAATTGGTTTGAGAAAAGAATTTCAGGTCActgaaatatttttaacaaaGATTTCGGACAAATCAATTGTTGTTGAGATATCTATAAGGCATGAAGGTGTAAGGGACAAGAATCTTTGCTTTATTAGAACTTCAGGCAATGGGAAATTTTCAGTTATTAGTGAGAAGGACTTGTTTGACATGTTTTTGTCTGATTTTATTAAGAACGTAAAAAtggaaaaattaaaacacTTGTCCATGTTACCTAACATAAAGGGGAAGGAGATTACCAAATTACCTAAAGAGATTTTGGATATAATTTTGCCTGATCACTTATCAGGTACTGATATTGCTACTCAAACTGAAGAATTTTATACACCAACTCATAAAAAAGGTGCCAAAATACAGCATACTTATGCACCTAAACATGAAATGCACACTCAAACTGAACCTATTGTCGAACCTACTGTGCAAGAAACTATCCCAAAGACAAAATTAACCCACAAAGATGACTCTAAAAAACTATCAACTAGTGGTCATACTAAAGCTAAACAGTCTGTAAAAGAGGAAAGTCCAGCTCATTCCAAGACGGACTCAGTTGACAAAAAGAAGTTAAGGACAACTAAGAAAAGCGAGGAGTCAAGCTTCTTGGTTAATAAAGATAtgattttctttattatttcattattaatttgttga
- a CDS encoding uncharacterized protein (1 probable transmembrane helix predicted for TA17215 by TMHMM2.0 at aa 7-29;~Signal peptide predicted for TA17215 by SignalP 2.0 HMM (Signal peptide probability 0.638, signal anchor probability 0.186) with cleavage site probability 0.433 between residues 25 and 26), which translates to MSDFRNLFIVFLFYISNLLVKNVLCAVGLLANGSISLDLDLGSLDLEKINIIKSLDKPDRYKINAKEGVLINSIRLLNNVLWTQVGVSTCQDLIIYDFAGTELVVSIVINNGGIKNVYYTKKFQDGYSFIRLPSFLTLIHDEFKPKGYLIPEVLDLSDEFHKVFFDYTIMMMADLIYEKYKPSNNSGFGHLMDGLKTIWINDDNDSKGKVASCIEIFDKQERIKMLKITLQDLNELHFIWKDGMWTPLLGLGFKTNYKRLGFKRLFEARSESEGKEKDLDPLPKILDLNKKNDSFSYSSYTFLNMNFLVIRPLFEFLTKKIVHDDKEIYGNNLCKFILTIIRTSEPVRFFVSISVNETSFTGDDIYFERSESDGEWKRVNQFTALACIQKCIVESTDVHYLKSADLYGIYSGAKVNDLPSKVKSKLTGQDYTPTPTTTPIPQTPTAPTTTGSLPTFPPSSTVSTPPPTSSTALPSSLVSSQTSQTSPRTSSPMPATPSLPLPDKVSTTKATSSSHIPKKSSTFITKPPSPAHLSGSSSSRRDSRTKDETMGTATPSEPRHRKRSKSKRVKPPHDHRSPRPRFSDHSPTYTEYTPTSSKELTHSETHEPSSETGSHRSLSKESIHTPETKEPVITPEHLEQMKQDIISRVVEIIRSEFFTNTIAITSLTLLPTLLI; encoded by the coding sequence ATGTCCGATTTTAGAAACttatttatagtatttttattttacatctctaatttattagttaaaaatgtgttatGTGCTGTTGGATTATTGGCGAATGGTTCTATTTCTTTGGATTTGGATTTGGGATCTTTAGATCTAGAAAAGATCAACATAATCAAGTCATTAGATAAGCCTGatagatataaaattaatgcAAAAGAAGGAGTCCTAATTAATTCAATAcgtttattaaataatgttcTATGGACACAAGTTGGTGTTAGTACTTGTCAGGATCTAATTATTTACGATTTCGCAGGCACAGAGCTTGTGGTTTCAATTGTAATAAACAATGGAGGTATAAAAAACGTTTACTACACCAAGAAATTTCAAGATGGGTATAGTTTTATAAGGTTGCCAAGTTTTTTAACTCTCATCCATGATGAGTTTAAGCCAAAGGGTTATTTAATTCCCGAAGTTTTAGATCTTTCAGATGAATTCCACAAAGTGTTTTTTGATTACACAATTATGATGATGGCTGATTTGatatatgaaaaatataaaccTAGCAATAATTCGGGTTTTGGTCATTTAATGGATGGCTTGAAAACTATTTGGATCAATGATGATAATGATTCAAAAGGTAAAGTGGCCTCGTGCATCGAGATTTTTGATAAGCAAGAAAGAATTAAGATGTTGAAAATTACTCTACAAGATTTAAATGAGTTACATTTCATATGGAAAGATGGCATGTGGACCCCTCTTTTGGGTCTTGGCTTCAAAACAAACTACAAAAGATTAGGCTTTAAAAGGCTTTTTGAAGCTAGATCGGAAAGTGAAGGAAAAGAAAAGGATTTAGATCCGCTAccaaaaattttagatcTTAATAAAAAGAATGATTCTTTCTCTTATTCTTCTTATACATTTTTGaatatgaattttttaGTTATCAGGCCATTGTTCGAATTTTTGACTAAAAAAATAGTTCATGACGATAAAGAAATTTatggtaataatttatgCAAATTTATTCTGACAATAATTAGAACATCTGAACCTGTGAGATTTTTTGTTTCAATTAGCGTCAATGAGACATCATTTACTGGGGATGATATCTATTTCGAGAGGAGTGAATCCGATGGAGAATGGAAACGAGTTAATCAATTTACGGCTCTAGCTTGTATTCAAAAGTGTATAGTCGAGTCTACTGATGTCCATTACCTTAAATCAGCTGATTTGTATGGAATTTATTCAGGTGCCAAAGTTAATGATTTACCCTCCAAAGTTAAATCCAAACTCACTGGTCAAGATTATACTCCAACTCCCACAACTACCCCAATTCCCCAAACTCCAACGGCTCCAACAACGACTGGATCTTTACCGACATTTCCGCCTAGTTCAACTGTTTCTACGCCACCTCCCACTTCCTCCACTGCGCTACCTTCATCTCTTGTTTCATCTCAAACCAGTCAAACCAGTCCTCGTACATCTAGTCCCATGCCAGCAACACCTTCATTACCTCTTCCAGATAAAGTGTCGACTACAAAGGCAACTTCATCGTCACACATTCCCAAAAAATCTAGTACCTTCATTACCAAACCACCTTCACCTGCTCACTTGTCCGGGAGTTCTTCCTCCAGGAGAGATTCTCGGACTAAGGACGAAACTATGGGTACTGCAACACCTAGTGAACCAAGGCATAGAAAACGCTCTAAATCAAAACGTGTCAAACCCCCTCACGATCATAGGTCTCCCAGACCTAGATTTAGTGATCATTCGCCTACATACACTGAATACACACCTACTTCATCAAAGGAACTTACTCATAGCGAAACTCATGAACCTAGCAGTGAAACTGGATCACACCGTTCTCTTTCAAAAGAGAGCATTCACACTCCAGAAACCAAGGAACCAGTTATTACTCCTGAGCATTTAGAACAAATGAAACAGGACATTATTTCACGGGTTGTCGAAATTATCAGGTCTGAATTTTTCACCAATACCATTGCTATTACttcattaacattattacctactttgttaatttag
- a CDS encoding uncharacterized protein (1 probable transmembrane helix predicted for TA17220 by TMHMM2.0 at aa 7-29;~Signal peptide predicted for TA17220 by SignalP 2.0 HMM (Signal peptide probability 0.949, signal anchor probability 0.050) with cleavage site probability 0.519 between residues 22 and 23;~GPI-Anchor Signal predicted for TA17220 by DGPI v2.04 with cleavage site probability 0.124699995 near 516) produces the protein MKLFLYFFIRFLLLGLLTGVYCVINVAEGLGFEGIVLDLKNIDTSYFKIVKRDEIPDTHPEIFRFMLKPGTSKVITLIKVDLFNIWERSPEKNDNEFYYFDMYNTRNRGIMVDIHTSGSGGGETFQFKITGNFKSLLTLIEFYRELTTESEDVDNSKIKLDVNDKFDMLYHESFTKIDGTKRYLTFSSLYEEFIQVSDRDYIIWEPKSPYGMDPNTSTQNQGPEGLSNKKELYCKMVEIYSNFNFIHLVKITLENDDIVYFKIRNNTPLEVGRPTKLDTVNEEEFIKAKKEFGFEELDERSYEKILDSRISEGDNSHAEIDLSKNNYYLENSRISFCGIREVSVHIVGKKNFITFKYENQKIFEYSYGDSYRIIIVKSNSGTKYIEVISMTGGVMKKTYFALEPKETVWKKITNYEYDFPLKSEIDYESKHTYFGEVETIVDDLPIEVKKKINPDFGKNPPKESPPNIPDFENKQLKVNPPNIPDFENKQPKDSPTNNPDFRSQPPKEGGIESVVSSFKISKIWIVLLTIFFSLI, from the coding sequence atgaaattgtttttatatttttttataagGTTTTTACTGTTAGGTTTGTTGACTGGTGTGTATTGTGTTATCAATGTTGCGGAAGGTTTGGGTTTTGAAGGTATTGTATTagatttgaaaaatatagATACCAGTTATTTCAAAATTGTCAAAAGAGATGAGATTCCAGATACACATCCTGAAATTTTCAGGTTTATGTTAAAACCAGGTACATCAAAAGTTATAACACTGATAAAAGTTGATCTATTTAACATTTGGGAAAGAAGCCCAGAAAAAAACGATAACgagttttattattttgacATGTATAATACTAGGAACAGAGGTATTATGGTTGACATACATACTTCGGGTTCTGGAGGAGGTGAAACGTTTCAATTCAAGATCACCGGTAATTTCAAATCCTTACTCACTTTGATCGAATTCTACAGGGAATTAACCACAGAGTCTGAGGATGTAGATAAttcaaaaattaaattggATGTTAATGACAAATTTGATATGTTATATCATGAAAGCTTTACCAAAATAGATGGAACAAAAAGATATTTGACGTTCTCTTCACTTTATGAGGAATTTATTCAAGTATCGGATCGCGACTATATCATCTGGGAGCCAAAATCACCTTATGGCATGGATCCAAATACTTCAACTCAAAATCAGGGTCCTGAAGGATTAAGCAATAAAAAGGAGTTATACTGTAAAATGGTTGAAATTTATAGCAATTTTAACTTCATTCATCTAGTTAAAATAACTTTAGAAAATGATGATATTGTATACTTTAAAATAAGGAATAATACTCCCCTTGAAGTTGGGAGACCGACAAAATTAGATACGGTTAATGAAGAAGAGTTTATTAAAGCCAAAAAGGAATTTGGATTTGAGGAATTGGATGAAAGAAGCtatgaaaaaattttagattcaCGCATTAGTGAAGGAGATAATTCTCACGCAGAAATTGACCTTAGTAAAAACAACTATTATTTGGAAAACTCAAGGATTAGTTTCTGTGGAATAAGGGAAGTTTCAGTTCATATTGTGGGCaaaaaaaatttcataACATTCAAATATGAGAATCAAAAAATTTTTGAGTATAGTTATGGAGATAGTTATCGTATTATCATAGTCAAATCCAACTCCGGAACAAAGTATATAGAAGTAATTTCAATGACTGGAGGAGTTATGAAAAAAACATATTTTGCATTAGAACCAAAGGAAACAGTATggaaaaaaattacaaattatgaATACGACTTCCCGTTGAAAAGTGAAATTGATTACGAGAGTAAACATACTTATTTTGGTGAAGTAGAAACAATAGTAGATGATTTGCCTATTGAAGttaagaaaaaaattaatccagattttggaaaaaatcCACCCAAAGAAAGTCCTCCAAATATTCCAGATTTTGAAAACAAACAACTTAAAGTTAATCCTCCAAATATTCCAGATTTTGAAAACAAACAACCTAAAGATAGTCCTACAAATAATCCAGATTTTCGAAGCCAGCCACCTAAAGAGGGAGGAATTGAATCAGTTGTATcaagttttaaaattagtaaaatttggattgtattattaacaatttttttcagtctaatttaa